Proteins from a genomic interval of Pseudomonas sp. RC10:
- a CDS encoding sigma 54-interacting transcriptional regulator — protein sequence MKDEIDVSGWASLGANTTLDVHQIALNTASLSMDLLLCGETGTGKDTLAKAIHELSGRTGAFVGMNCAAIPESLAESQLFGVVNGAYTGVSRSRQGYIEAACGGTLYLDEIDSMPLSLQAKLLRILETRGIERLGSTAFIPVDLRVIASAQRPLDELVEQGLFRRDLFFRLNVLTIQMPALRNRREQILPLFDQFTQSIARDFNRSVPSLDTGLVQVLLSHAWPGNIRELKSAAKRFVLGFPLLGADIEPDRDPETGLKTQLRVIEKMLIEDALKRHKHSLDAVIQELEIPRRTLYHRMKELGLSCLAVSDPLFS from the coding sequence ATGAAGGACGAAATCGATGTAAGCGGCTGGGCATCTTTAGGGGCAAATACAACGCTGGATGTTCATCAGATAGCGTTGAATACAGCGAGTCTGAGCATGGACCTGCTGCTGTGCGGCGAGACCGGAACCGGCAAGGACACGTTGGCCAAGGCCATTCATGAACTGTCGGGTCGGACCGGTGCCTTCGTCGGCATGAACTGCGCGGCAATCCCGGAATCGCTCGCCGAAAGCCAGTTGTTCGGTGTGGTCAACGGCGCGTACACCGGCGTCAGCCGATCACGTCAGGGGTACATCGAAGCGGCCTGCGGCGGCACGTTGTACCTGGACGAAATCGACAGCATGCCCCTGAGCCTTCAAGCCAAGTTACTGCGCATTCTCGAAACCCGCGGGATCGAACGCCTGGGCTCCACCGCGTTCATTCCCGTGGATTTGCGGGTCATCGCTTCGGCGCAACGGCCGCTGGATGAACTCGTGGAACAAGGGCTGTTTCGCCGCGACCTGTTCTTTCGCCTCAATGTGCTGACGATCCAGATGCCAGCCTTGCGCAACCGTCGCGAACAGATCCTGCCGTTGTTCGACCAGTTCACCCAGTCCATCGCCCGCGATTTCAACCGCTCGGTGCCTTCACTGGACACCGGTCTGGTGCAAGTGCTGTTGAGCCACGCGTGGCCCGGCAACATTCGCGAACTCAAGTCGGCGGCCAAGCGCTTCGTCCTCGGTTTCCCATTGCTGGGTGCCGACATCGAACCGGATCGTGATCCTGAAACCGGCCTCAAAACCCAGTTGCGGGTGATCGAAAAGATGCTCATCGAGGACGCGTTGAAGCGCCACAAACACAGCCTCGATGCCGTGATTCAGGAGCTGGAGATTCCCCGGCGCACCCTGTACCACCGCATGAAAGAACTGGGCCTGAGCTGCCTCGCGGTATCCGATCCGCTGTTTTCGTAA